The window GACACGGTGGGAGTGACGTCGGGGTGGGAGAGGGCAAGAGAGGGGGGaaaggtgggatggggtgggagtGGAGAGGACAGGGAAGGACCGAGCAGGAGTTCCTGGTCACTcccgtgtcccctgtctgtccccagtgtcaACCTGGTGAAGTGGTCGTCCCAAGGGATGCTGCGGATGTCCCCCGAGGCCATGAACGAGCTGTTCCAGCCAACCATCACCCACATCATCCAGCACATCggtggggcctggggacacgcccatccctggggaacccctgtccctgtcccactcccATTCCTGGCATCATTCCAATCCCTGGGGGATGCCCCCCATTCCTGGGAGCCCCTTCATCCCTGGAATCATTCCTGTCCCTGGGACCATCCCTGGCCCTATCAGTCCCCATCCTTGGGACCCTCCCATGCCTGAAAGatccccccatccctgggacaaTCCCTCACCCTGGGATCCCCTTTGTCCCTAGGATCCCAACCCTGTCCTTGGGACcccccctccatccctgggaccttccctgtccctggaacCCCTTTAGTCACTGGGACCACCCCCATCTCGGGAATCCATTCCACCCCTGGAATCCACCTCATCCCTGGGATTCCCCCACTCCTGCATCCCCCATTCCTTGTCCCTGGAACCCCCATTGTCTCTGGAAACCTTTTATCCCTGGAATCCCCATTGTCCCTGGAATCCCCATTGTCCCTGGAAACCTTTTATTCCTAAAACCCTTCCTGTCCCTGGAACTCCCCTTGTCCCTGGAACCCCCATTGTCTCTGGAAACCTTTTATCCCTGGAACCCCCCTTGTCCCTGGAACCCCCACTGTCTCTGGAAACCTTTTATCCCTGGAATCCCCATTGTACCTGGAATCCCCATTGTCCCTGGAaacctctccctgtccctggaacCCTCCCTGTCCCTCGGCCCCATTCCATCCCTGGAACTTCCCCCATTCCTGGACTCCCCTCATCCTTGgccccccaccacccccacccCTTCCCCACACCCCTTCTCCCCCATCCCAACCCCCAACCTCCCCTTTTATCCCCTCTCCAGACGCCCTCCTGAAGAAACCCGAGGTCCACGGAATCAAATTCCTGTTCCTGGTGGGCGGCTTCGCCGAGTCGGCCATGCTGCAGCGGGCGGTGCAGGCCGCCTTCGGCCGCTGCTGCCGGGTCATCGTCCCGCAGGACGTGGGGCTGACCATCCTCAAGGGGGCCGTGCTCTTCGGCCTGGACCCCGGCGTGGTGCGGGTGCGCCGCTCCCCGCTCACCTACGGCGTGGGCGTCCTCAACAAGTTTGTGGAGGGCAAGCACCCGCGGGAGAAGCTGCTGGTCAAGGAGGGCAAGAACTGGTGCACCGACATCTTTGAGAAGTTCGTCGCTGTGGACCAGTCGGTGGCGTTGGGGGAGGTGGTCCAACGGAGCTactgcccggcccggcccggccagCGCCGGACCATCATCAACATCTACTGCTGTGACACCGATGACGTGGTGTACATCACCGATCCTGGCGTCAGGAAGTGTGGCACCATCAGCCTGGAGTTGGGGGATGCGGGGGATGCGGGCccggcgcggggccggcgcgAGATCCGCACCAGCATGCAGTTCGGGGACACCGAGATCAAGGTGACGGCGCTGGACACGCGCACGGCGCGCAGCGTGAGGGCCACCATCGACTTCCTGTCCAACTGAGGGGACCCTGGGACGTGCCACCATTGACTTCCTGTCCAACTGAGGGGACCCTGGGACGTGCCACCATCGACTTCCTGTCCAATTGAGGGGCCCCTGGGACATGCCACCATCAGCTTCCTGTCCAACTAGGACTACCCAGGATGTGCCACCATCGACTTCCTGTCCAACTGGGACTACCCAGGATGTGCCACCATCAGCTTCCTGTTCAATTGAGGGGCCCCTGTGACGTGCCACCATCGACTTCCTGTCCAACTGAAAGGACCCTCGGCCATGCCACCATGGTCTTCCTGTGAGACTGAGACTACCCAAGATGTGCTACCATCAACTTCCTGTCAAACTGAAACCTTCCTGGAGACTCCACCATTGAATTAATCTCCAGCTGAGACCACCTGCCAtcatggggacacccccaggaccTGCCATCATGGACATCCTGTCCAGCTGAGGGGCCCTGGGAGATGCCACCATCAACTTCCTGTTCGGCTGAGGGGCCCTGGCATTGTGGGGACATCCCTGGAATCTGCCACCGTTGACTTCCCGTCCATCTGAGACCCTCCTGGAGATGCCACCATGGATTTCATCTCCACCTGAGGAACCCTGTGATGGTGGAGACATCCCTGGGAGATGCCACCATCGACTTCCTGTCCATCTGAGACCTTCCTGGAGATGCCACCATAGACTTCCTGTCCAACTGACATTGGGACCACCATTGTGGGGACCACTGGGAGTTGCCACCACTGACTTCATCTTCAACTGAGGCCATCCTGGGATCTGCCACCACTGAATCCTGTCCAACTGAGAGTCCCTGTCATTGTGGAGacacccccaggagctgccaccaTGGACTTCCTGTCCAACTGAGGGGCCTTGGGAGATGCTGCCATCAACTTCATCTCCAGCTGAGACCCCGCCAACATCATGGGGACCTCTGGGACCTGCCACCATGGACTTCCTGTCCAACTGAGACGTCCCTGGAGATGCCACCATGGACTTCCTGTCCAACTGAGATGTCCCTGAAGATGTCACCATGGACTTCCTGTCCAACTGAGACCCTTCTGGAGATGTCACCATGGACTTCCTGTCCAACTGAGATCTGCCTGGAGATGTCACCATGGACTTCCTGTCCATCTGAGACctccctgaagatgccaccatGGACTTCCTGTCCAACTGAGAACCTTCTGGAGATGTCACCATGGACTTCCTGTCCAACTGACAcctcctgaagatgccaccaTGGACTTCCTGTCCAACTGAGACCCTTCTGGAGATGCCACCATGGACTTCCTATCCAACTGAGACCTCCCTGGAGATGCCACCATGGACTTCCTGTCCAACTGAGACCTCCCTGGAGATGCCACCAGCGATTTCCACCCCAGCTGAGACCTCCTGTCACTGTGGGGACCATGCCAGGACCTGGCACCATCGATTCCCTCCCAGACTGAGACCCCCCCCCTTATCCTGGGGACCCCAGTCCCTGCCCCCcaccctctcccagcccccctTTAACTGGAATTGGCCTCGtgacccctccccatcccccatCCAGGACTATTTGGGATTCTCCACCTGGggatgtcccctgtccctctgggcaGGTTCATGGAGGGGATCTGGgctcccagcccattcccagtgggattttcctccttcccaaggTGGGATTTTGTACTTTAACCCCCCCCAGGCATGTAAGATATCttgatatttatatatatatatatatatatatttgtaggCACATAAAACCTCCTGAAACTGCTCCCGGTCCTTGTaccatgaggaaaaaaaatgggaaaagagtgaaaaaatacaggaaaaaaaattgagaaaaacaaccccaaaaaagaGGCGCTGGCAGCAACAGAAGGACACGGCGGGGGGACATGGCCCCAACCCCGAAGCCACGGGGGACCCCCCGCTCCCGCCCCACATTCCACAGGCAAAattcctcccccaccccaggaaagaggaaaaattccCACCCCAAGAGGCAcaattcccccaaacccccccggggctgcggggTGAGGGCGAAGCAGCGGCAGCAGCGACAAGCGGGGTCCCCCCCTGCCCGCTTTGGGGACCGTGCTGTGCTTTGGGGActttggggtccccccggggTGGGCTTTGGGGTCAGTCGAAGCCGTGCCACTCGCTCTGCTCCGAGTCGTACTCCAGCTCGGCTCCCATGCAGCGCACCCCGTCCAGCAGCATCGGCGTCCCGTGGTGACGgtctggggacatcaggggacacgGCTCGGGGACAGCTCGCTGTCCCTTTTgagggggagggggtgggaacGCCCCTTTTtaaggggttttgggggggtttaggCTCCCAATGCTGGGCCGGGTGGGTGGGGGATGTGTTGTCCCTTGTGTCACCGCTGTGGTCACTGCCCAGGGGTGGTGACAAccacagggggctgggggtggctgggATATGGggtgggggacacggggagagAGGGGGTGTTGGGGTTTATGGGGAGGGTACCAGGGATGGGGGGGTCCCAATGACAAAGGGGTCCCAGGGACAAGGTGGGTGGGTCCCAGGGATAAAGGGGGGACCTAGCCAGgcacaggagccctggggacattggggtcaccccccaccccctcccttcaccccttcccagggctctcctcaacccctgggctggggagttTTTGGGATGAAATAACCCGTTTTGGGCAATTCCTCAGCAGCACCACGCCTGAACTGGGACAACTGGGAAGAGAGGCTGGgcctgggggggtggggaaggggacagggagggaccccagagcccccccccagagccccttaCCCATGACCCGGGCCTGGACGGTGACCTTGACGTGGCCGGGGCTGTGTccggccaggagcagctcctccttcagcacGCCCTCCTTGTGCGCCATGTACTCGCAGCGCACGCTGTGCCCTGCCGgcggggacatggaggggctgctggagctctgcccgTGGCCTCCTcgccctgcctgtgccagcctgagccctcctcagcctgcctgtgccagcctgtgccctccttgccctgcctgtgccagcctgagCCCTCCTCGCCCTGCCTGAGCCCTCCTcaccctgcctgtgccagcctgagCCCTCCTCGCCCTGCCTGTGACAGCCTGAGCCCTCCTcaccctgcctgtgccagcctgtgccctcctcgccctgcctgtgccctcctcacgctgcctgtgccagcctgagccctcctcgccctgcctgtgccagcctgagccctccttaccctgcctgtgcccttctcaccctgcctgtgccagcctgagccctcctcaccctgcctgtgccctcctcgccctgtctgtgccagcctgagccctcctcgccctgcctgtgccagcctgagCCCTCCTCACCCTGCCTGTGCCCTCCTCGCCCTGTCTGTGCCAGCCTGAGCCCTCCTCAACCTGCCTGTGCCCTCCTCACCCTGCCTGTGCCCTCCTCgacctgcctgtgccagcctgagCCCTCCTTACCCTGTCTGTGCCCTCCTCACCCTACCTGTGCCAGCCTGAGCCCTCCTcgccctgcctgtgccagcctgagCCCTCCTTACCCTGCCTGTGCCCTCCTCACCCTTCCTGCACCTTCCTGAactttccctgccctgcctgcaccttgcctgcccagcctgtgccctcCTCACCCTGCCTGAGCCCCCCTCACCCAGCCTGAGCCCTCCTTACCCTGCCTGCACCCCTGAAGCTTCCCTGACCCCTTCCTGTCCTGCCTGCACCTTCCTCACCCTGCCTGTGCCCTCCTCAGCCTCCCTGCACCTTCCTGAACTTTCCCCGCTCTCCCTGaaccctccctgccctgcctgtgcctgcctggACCTTCTCTGCCCTCCTcgaccctgccctgccctgccctcagtGCCCGAGTCCTGCCTGTGCCCTCCTTACCCTGCCTGCTCTTCCCTGAAcctttcctgccctccctgaACCTTCCCAGTCCTGCCTGAACCCTTcctgtccttccctgcccttcctgcacCTTCCTGaaccctccctgtcccccctgcaACTCATGGGCTTCCCCAGGGCTCctttcccctgctccagagAGGTCCTGGCCCTGATCCCAGCTCCAATCCAATCCTGGCTCCAATCCCAATCCTggccccaatcccaatcccggCTCCAATCCAATCCCAGCTCCAATCCCAATCCTGGctccaatcccagtcccagtcttGGCCTCAATCCTGGTCCCGTTCCCGATGCCGGTCCTGGTCCCACTCCTGATTCCTACCTCAATCCTGGTCTCGATCCTGGCTCCTGCCTCCAATCCCAGTGCTGATTCCAGCCTTgatcccagccccaatcccggctctgatcccaatcctgatcccagtcccaatcTGAGCCCTGATCTTGGTTTCTGTCTCCAATCTCGGCTCCAATCCCAGTCCTGATTCCAGCCTTgatcccagccccaatcccagctctgatcccagtcccagtcccggTCCTGATCCTGGCTCCAATCTTGGCTCCAATCCCAGTCCTGACTCTGGCCTTGATTCCAACTCCAATCCCAGCTCTGATCCCAGTCCTGATCCCGGTCCCAACCCCAGTCCTGATCCTGGCTTCAGGCTCCAATCCCAGTCCTGACTCCAGCCttgatcccagtcccaatcccagccctgatcccagccctgatccTGGCTTCTGGCTCCAGTTCCGGTCCTGATTCTGGCCttgatcccagtcccaatcccggctctgatcccagccccagtcccagctctgatcccagtcctgatcccgatcccaatcccaaccccgATCCCGGATCCCCATCCCGGTCTGGCCCCTGcccctgatcccaatcccaatcccaatcccaatcccaatcccaatcccaatcccaatcccaatcccaacccctGCTGGGAATCTCCAAACCAACCCTACAGCGCTTTTTTGGGGTGGAGCCAGCGGTGGGCGGGAAAAGCCCCGTCCCCGCCCTGTCCCCGCTGCCGGGAGGTGACACCGGCGGCCccgaggggacagggatgtgggACACAGCATCCACTGGCTGTGGGACATCTGGGATGGGACCGAGGTGGCCTCGGGGACCGGCGGGGTCCTCGGAGCAGAGCCCGTGTCCCCAGGGAACTGCCACCCAGCCCAGGGTGACGCtcggctgtccccaggctccgGGATCCCATGGATGTGGTAGCACCCGATTGTCCCCAAAGTGGAGGGTGGCACCTCTTGGAGCaatccttgtccctgtcccctgtcagGGTCTGGAGCCCCCGGGAAAGGAAAatcccaacaacaacaaaagaacggaatttggggacatcggggatgTGCCTGAGGACAAGGAATTGTCACCTCCCCCAGccactgaggggacacctgggtgtGGCCTCGCTCCCTTTGGGAAAGGGCCGGGTACAGGATGGGGAcgctggggacaaggaggggacacagTACCTTCcggcagggaggtgacactgatGATGCGCAggttggggttggggacagggaggggacaaatGTCCTTCCCCAGGCTCGGCACGGGGGGCAGCACGAAGGTGATCTCGTACTTGTGCAGGATCTTCAGGAATCCCACCTGGAAAAGCGGGATGCAGGGTGACACCACAGCTGGGGTGCCATTGTCACCCCCCcttggggacaagggacactgGAGAGTCCCCAGGAAGGTGAGGGCGGCATCTGGAGAGGGGGAATTGCATCCTAAATATTCCCACTGCTAAATCCCTTTGGGGGGGAAGGGATTTGTGCCCTAAAAAAATTCAGGGAATATTAAAGAGGAGATAATTTAGGAAATAATTggaataatttcagaaataaatcagGAAAAGGGAGCAAACAGGATGATTTTGCTCCaaaaaatagcaggaaaaatagggaattttgggaggaaattttgggatttaaGACCCGTGGATgtcacaggagcagggagaggttttccagctgtccctggaaaaggcaggagcGCCTCTTCCCATGGAATTTTCCCGCAGTCATGACaaaaagcagagccctgcagagccttggaaaaatccattttgggAAGGGAACGATCCCTGAGGGAAAAAACATCCGGGGCCAGGATCCGGAGGgtggaattcccaaaatcccccaggggctgggatcatcCCAAAGAGCCGGAAAAGGATCCGGGGAGAACCTTCCagagcctaaaggggctccaggagagctggagagggactggggggacaaggactcagggaatggggacatttggggtgggattttgggagggaattCCCGGCTGGGCtgaaattccccatttttctgtggattcctgggagtgtccaaggaaTCAGGACGAGCCCCAAGCTCTTTTctccacccccaccccaaaaccgtTTTGGGATTGATCCCTttaaaaccccagaaaaaaccccaggatCTTTTCCCAGGCACATCCCAAGCCCAgcggggacccctccccatgtccccgtgtccccgtgggtggcactgccaccccctcATCATGCGGTGGGAAAACAACGAGGGCCGCCCCCGGAGGCAGCGCCggatttgggatggaattccGGCCACGAGGCTCTGACTCAGCGCTggtggcagctgcaggtgcCACACGTTGGTGGCACCGCGGGtggctccctgtcccctccgCTGGCACCGCCCCCGGAGCCGTGCCACCCacgggaatggggctgggaaaagctgggaatggCCCTGGAGGGATCCAGACCAGCCCCAGCGTCCCCAAAAcggggcagaggggacagtgccacgtgtcccccgtgtccccaaagccacccaAATGTGGCGCTGGGTTTGGGGGACAATTTGGTGCCCTTGGGAATGACACGGAATTCTGGGGTGGCAGCGCCTCAAAATCCGGGAATTTTCAAAAGTTGGGAGCCCCCAAGTCCCCAGGGGACGGTGAcattccctgctgtccccctgtccccaccttgACCAGGAAGTGGCCGTCCTTGTCCTGGGTCACCATCACGGCCGAGTcgtgcagctgctcctggaagtGGACGtggccctgtgtcccctcctggtggTGGCCCTGGGTCCCCTCGGGGGTGAAGCGCACTGCTGTCCCCTTCCCCTTGCTGCCTGCAGGTGACAAAGGCACCGGTCACAGCCGTGTCCCCAAGGGAGGTGACCTCGAGTTGGGGACGCGGAGCGGAGCGCGGTGGCACCTGGAGAGGCTTCCCTgtcatcctgtccctgtgtcacctgggacacagggcacctgtggggacagccagctCCTCTCCGAGCAGGGACCTGCCACCAGGCCATGGCCAGAAagtccccaagtgtccccaaatgtccccaagcATCCCTACGCTTGGCAGACTCCGCTCCCTCCTGTGATGTCCTTGGGACAAGtgacacaggctggggacacggggacacaggtgacgggtggcaggggacaggtgagaagTGGAGAGAGCATAGAAGTGCCACCAGGCCATGCCCAGAGGGTCCCTAAGTGTCCCCAAATgcccccaagtgtccccaggctcagcactctctgctccctcctgtgaTGTCCTTAGGACAAGTGACACcggctggggacatggggacatggggcaggggacaggtgagaagGGGGGAGGGTGTGGAAGTGCCACCAGCTGATGTCCAGAGGGTCCCCAAGTGTgccaaagtgtccccaagtgtccccaagcaTCCCCAGGCTCGGCCaactctgctccctcctgtgaTGTCCTTAGGAcaagtgacacagggacagagggacacaggtgacaagTGACCACAGCCAGCTCCCCTCTGAGAAGGGAGGTGCCACCAGCTGATGTCCAGAgggtccccaagtgtccccaagcgtccccaagtgtccccaggctcgGCCGACTCTGCTCCCTCCTCGGGCTGCGCGGTGCCACCGGGAAGGTGACACAgaggaggtgacacagctgtgACAAGGCCAGCAGGACAGGCCACACGGCAGCGCCGGGGCCCTGCCACCAGCTTGGGGACAGCGCTGTCCCCACGGAGGCCCAAATCCCGTGGGATTTTCCACGTGCGCCGCTTCCATGGAAAATCcgccccttcctcctcctcctcctcctcctcccgccgAGCCCcgctcccagctggcagcagattGTCACCGCCGCCAGCAGCAGATTGTCGCCTCCCTTGTCGCCTGAAGAAAAGGCTCTTTGTGCTGGCAGCGCCGGGAATCCCGGGATTTAATGAGCCGGGTTTTAATGAGCCAGGTTTAAGGCCCCGCCATTGTTCGGCCCCAAAGTCCCTCCCGCACTCCCGGGGGGACAGCGAGGGACACGGTGACAGCGTGGGGACACACGTGGGGACGCGCGGGGGACCCTCCTGGGTGGCGCCGCGGCGATCCCGAAGGATCCGCGCGGATCCCAAATCCCGAATCCCGATCCCAGCCCGGGGATCCCGATGCCAACCCTCGATAATCCCAAATCCCTTCGTCGccctggtggcacttggggacatctgGCCGCCCCCTCCCGCCACGGGGACTCTGGGGAGAGCGGGATTGGAGCGGGAGGAAGGCGGGAATTGGGGTGtcccgggatttggggtgtcccagctcGGTGACTTGGGGTGGCCtcgggaggggacagcagggaccgGCAGGGGTGGCAGCCTGGGATTTGTGGGAtctgggattcccttggatcTGGGTTTATGGGATCTGGGATTTAGGGGATTAGGGAATCTGCTGGATTGGGGATTTACGGGAACTGGGATTAGTGGGATCACAGAATCCCTTGGATCTGGGATTTATGGGAtctgggattcccttggatttGGTATTTATGGGATTAGGTAACCTCCTGGAtctgggatttgtgggatcAGGGAATCCCTTGGATCTGGGATTTATGGGAGCAGCAAATCCCCTTGatttgggatttgtgggatcTAGGAATCCCTTGGATCTGGGATTTACGGGAtctgggatttgtgggatcTAGGAATCCCTTGGATCTGGGAATCTGCTGGATTGGAGATTTATGGAatctgggatttctgggatctgggatttatgggatctgggatttctgggagcagagaatccCCTGGatctgggatttctgggatcAGAACCTGCTGGACCCTCGGGGTCACCGCGTCCCCCCAGGGGTCTCAGGGTCCCCTccaggatgtccccaaccctttttttcctgggaatctCCTGAGGCTCTCCCGGCCTCACCCCAGGGAAATTCCCGGAGCGGAATCCCACAGAGATCCCTCGGGATTTGTCTCACCCCACAGCGACTTTGGGGTCCTTCAAATCCCTGGAGAGGGATAGAGAGACCCCAAAAGCTCcgggaaaaccccaaatcccgggattcgggggcagggaggggataTGCGGACTCACCCTTGCCGGCTGTCGCCATCTGTCCCCTGCGCCGTCCGGCGATGTCGCTGTCCCCAATTTCAGCGGCCGGGGGGCATCGTCCGGGAATTCTGcgggaatggggtgggaatgggaaggcGCCAATGCCGTCCCATATTCCCATCCCATTTCGGGGACAGTTGTGGCCCCGTGGTGGCCCCGTGGTGGCCCCGTGGTGGCCCCAAGTGGCCCCGAGGTGGCCGCGGTGCTGGCGGGGAGGAGCCAGCGGCCGCCCCAGGGCCTGGAATGGGCATTCCCTCATCCCAAATCTCCTGGAAAAGCGGGAATTAGGGAACTCGCTCCCCCGCgagtgcctcagtttccctctttCCTCCCCCTCCAAAAACACCTCcgaggtttgggatttttttccgGGTTCCCGGCGCAGATCCCAAACTTGGAGCTCTTTCCCAAATGGTTTTTCCCAGGATAAACGGGAGATCGGATCCCAAACTTGGAGCCCTTTCCCGAATGGTTTTTCCCGGGATAAACGCGCGGAGACGCCACCGCCAGCCGGGAATTCGGGATGTgacatcccaaaaaaaaaccccgaaaaaaccaaaccaaaccccgGGATGGAACTGGAGGGTcaaacctcctcctccttctcggGATCGCCCCATGGGACCGGGAATGTCGGCAGGGATTGGGAAGTGGAAACCCCAAAACGCCGGGAAATCCGGGGGGGGggtaaaaaacccccaaaatttcgGGATAAAAACGGGATAAAAGAAAACCGAGCTGGAATGGAAGGGGGGAGCCTCTCCCGGGGTGTGGGGGGGGaatccagggatttgggggcgTCCAAAGCCATGGGCGGGGTGGGAAGGAGAGGTGTCGCCAAGCTCAGGACGGGGGTGACAGGACCCCAGGAGGGGACACCGCGAGGGGACAGCGCGGCCGCGATTGTCCCCACCCCCTTTCCCAGCGCGGTTTCACCTCCGCCATCCCCCGCGGCCCGCCGGCCCCTCCGCGGGGCTGCCCCGGTGTCTCTGCcaccccccggtgtccccggtgccccgcggtgtcccccagtgtccccccggtgtcGCCGTGCCCCGCTCAccccgccgctcccgctgcCCGCTTCCCGCTGCGGGGACACGCCCCCTCGCTCCTATTGGCTGCCGCGCCCCCACCTCGCTCTCCCATTGGTGGGCGCGCACGCCGGTCACGCCTCCAGGCCGCGCCCCAGGCGGTGCTTAACCGGCGTTGCTAAGGGGCGGGATTGTTGCTAGGGGGCGGAGATAGGGGCGGGGCAGCCAATGAGGAAGGGCGCGCGCGCCGCGGGGCGCCCCCTTGTGGGCGGTGGGGAGGAGCGGGGGCGTTGCCATGGGAAcggggagggatgggggaggggccttcccttcctttcccttcccttcccttccct is drawn from Haemorhous mexicanus isolate bHaeMex1 chromosome 4, bHaeMex1.pri, whole genome shotgun sequence and contains these coding sequences:
- the ADISSP gene encoding adipose-secreted signaling protein yields the protein MGERGGGAAANRSEGACPRSGKRAAGAAGIPGRCPPAAEIGDSDIAGRRRGQMATAGKGSKGKGTAVRFTPEGTQGHHQEGTQGHVHFQEQLHDSAVMVTQDKDGHFLVKVGFLKILHKYEITFVLPPVPSLGKDICPLPVPNPNLRIISVTSLPEGHSVRCEYMAHKEGVLKEELLLAGHSPGHVKVTVQARVMDRHHGTPMLLDGVRCMGAELEYDSEQSEWHGFD